CTGACGGCGGGCGCGGCCTTTCCGTTTCGGGCGTAAGGAGGAACATCTTTCCCCTCGGCACGTCTCGCGGTAAAGCGCCGGACATGGCAGAGATCATCAATCTTCGGATGGCCCGCAAGGCGCGCGACCGGGCCGAAGACAAGGCGCAGGCCCAGGCCAACCGTGCAAAGCATGGCCAGACCAAGGGTGAGCGGATAGTCGCCAAGGCCGAAATCGCCCGGATTGACCGGATCGTGGACGGCGC
The DNA window shown above is from Novosphingobium sp. P6W and carries:
- a CDS encoding DUF4169 family protein, whose protein sequence is MAEIINLRMARKARDRAEDKAQAQANRAKHGQTKGERIVAKAEIARIDRIVDGARIEGIRDKQDEN